One genomic window of Actinoplanes lobatus includes the following:
- a CDS encoding NACHT domain-containing protein — translation MRPSPIAALLAGVALALAGNMATNTVNPPDSWWWWPWAVWSAVAALVAAVVWIERARHRAGPGPDLDRVAADLLAPIENAWAGEAVRREVTRPAPVLVRWSSTGRPAAGRQAVLGSAAAGDWREFPLTGRTDELNTEIVAAFRALPRRQLVVLGEPGAGKSVFALLLTLGLLRTRTAGEQIPLLVPISEWDPAGPLDDLLARRLAEDHRPVLGRHGDPLTVARRLVEQNRVLPLLDGLDELPGPAIGPALRALDDHASAGRPLVLTSRIGEYERAGHILTTAAVVELEAVDVDAAVAYLSYPESGRSRWERVFTHLRAADDRDPLVRTLSTPLMVSLARTAYQEPGADPAELLALGSRPEIAGRLMDAFLTAAYPGARRRRWLSCLAYHLYAAYTRDVRWWQLDPGLLAALPQRARRRTTVAVAAAVGTVGGVLAAAAGFSVQVAVAGAIAGFLCGAFGWLRVIFPGEHEGVVRLRKPLKVSLVYGLGGGYLIGLMTAYNAAALLAGLAATVLAYVWITLRGPTKLREAGPTVTAVGHALAAGSVFAATAAATGTPPVPVGVTAALLYGSTAAFAAGGWTWVCWRLAHARLAVQGWLPWRLDHFLAEAYRHGVLRRSGAIHQFRHVLLQEHLSDPMHLGVLRARAAAGDVAAARTLAELLADRGDLDGAIGVLRGFADRDASAADRLVDLLVLGERTGELRARAEAGDANADHWLLVVLLRQGGGVDEVRARADAGDRDAAVALALFLVEQGDLGALRARSDGGDRVASRHLADALARGGEVDEAIRILRDLAPNDRHAARLAAGLLTDRGAEEEALELLLPLLDGAGDVIATLQWAPILAKQQRVDELRALVDAGDLHVGPWLAKVLCEQGRLDELRERADADEVGAARWLAELLARQGREDELRARSALGDVQAALRLAGLLAERGRAGEAIDLLRPWASGLDAEPAGRLADLLAERGDVEEAIGLLRPRADRGDLSVARRLAGLLARRGDVDQAIRYLRPLADAGDEDAAASLAELRRTDQP, via the coding sequence GTGAGACCGTCGCCGATCGCCGCCCTGCTGGCCGGGGTCGCGCTCGCGCTCGCCGGGAACATGGCCACCAACACGGTGAACCCGCCGGACAGTTGGTGGTGGTGGCCGTGGGCGGTGTGGTCGGCCGTCGCGGCGCTGGTCGCGGCCGTCGTGTGGATCGAACGGGCCCGCCACCGCGCCGGACCCGGTCCGGACCTGGACCGGGTGGCCGCCGACCTGCTCGCCCCGATCGAGAACGCGTGGGCCGGCGAGGCGGTCCGCCGTGAGGTGACCCGCCCGGCCCCGGTGCTGGTCCGCTGGTCGTCGACGGGCCGCCCGGCGGCGGGACGGCAGGCGGTCCTCGGTTCGGCCGCGGCCGGTGACTGGCGTGAGTTCCCGCTGACCGGCCGCACCGACGAGCTGAACACCGAGATCGTCGCCGCGTTCCGGGCGCTGCCCCGCCGCCAGCTGGTGGTGCTCGGCGAACCGGGCGCCGGCAAGAGCGTCTTCGCCCTGCTGCTCACCCTGGGCCTGCTGCGCACCCGCACCGCCGGTGAGCAGATCCCGCTGCTGGTGCCGATCAGCGAGTGGGATCCGGCCGGGCCGCTCGACGATCTTCTCGCCCGCCGGCTCGCCGAGGATCATCGGCCGGTGCTGGGCCGGCACGGCGACCCGCTCACGGTGGCCCGCCGTCTGGTCGAGCAGAACCGGGTCCTGCCGCTGCTGGACGGCCTGGACGAGCTGCCCGGCCCGGCGATCGGCCCGGCGCTGCGGGCACTCGACGACCACGCGTCGGCGGGCCGTCCCCTGGTCCTGACCTCCCGCATCGGCGAGTACGAGCGCGCCGGCCACATCCTGACGACCGCGGCGGTGGTCGAACTGGAGGCCGTCGACGTGGACGCCGCGGTGGCCTACCTCTCCTACCCCGAGTCGGGCCGCTCCCGGTGGGAGCGGGTCTTCACCCACCTGCGTGCCGCCGATGATCGGGATCCGCTGGTGCGGACGCTGTCCACACCGCTGATGGTGTCGCTGGCCCGGACCGCCTACCAGGAGCCGGGCGCCGACCCGGCCGAGTTGCTGGCCCTCGGCTCCCGGCCGGAGATCGCCGGGCGGCTGATGGACGCGTTCCTGACGGCCGCCTACCCGGGTGCACGGCGACGGCGCTGGCTGAGCTGCCTGGCCTATCACCTGTACGCCGCGTACACCCGCGACGTGCGCTGGTGGCAGCTGGATCCGGGCCTGCTCGCGGCCCTGCCGCAGCGAGCGCGAAGGAGGACGACGGTCGCGGTGGCCGCAGCCGTCGGAACGGTCGGTGGCGTGCTCGCGGCGGCCGCCGGATTCTCCGTCCAGGTCGCGGTCGCCGGGGCGATCGCGGGCTTCCTGTGCGGGGCGTTCGGATGGCTGCGGGTGATCTTCCCGGGCGAGCACGAGGGTGTGGTCCGGCTTCGTAAGCCGCTCAAAGTTTCGCTCGTCTACGGCCTCGGCGGTGGTTATCTCATCGGGCTCATGACGGCATACAACGCCGCTGCCCTGCTGGCCGGTCTCGCCGCCACGGTGCTCGCGTACGTCTGGATCACCCTGCGGGGGCCGACGAAGCTGCGCGAGGCCGGGCCGACGGTGACGGCGGTCGGACATGCCCTGGCAGCCGGCTCGGTGTTCGCCGCCACGGCAGCGGCGACGGGCACACCGCCGGTGCCGGTCGGGGTGACGGCGGCGTTGCTCTACGGCTCGACCGCCGCCTTTGCCGCCGGTGGCTGGACCTGGGTGTGCTGGCGGCTGGCCCACGCCCGCCTCGCGGTTCAGGGCTGGTTGCCGTGGCGCCTGGATCACTTCCTGGCCGAGGCCTACCGGCACGGGGTCCTCCGCCGCTCCGGCGCGATCCACCAGTTCCGGCACGTGCTGCTCCAGGAGCACCTGTCCGACCCGATGCACCTGGGTGTTCTCCGGGCGCGGGCCGCCGCCGGCGACGTGGCGGCGGCCCGGACGCTGGCCGAATTGCTGGCCGACCGCGGCGATCTGGACGGGGCGATCGGCGTCCTTCGTGGGTTCGCCGACCGGGACGCCTCCGCCGCTGACCGGCTGGTCGACCTACTGGTGCTGGGTGAGCGCACCGGCGAACTGCGTGCACGGGCGGAGGCGGGAGACGCGAACGCCGACCACTGGCTGCTAGTGGTGCTGCTCCGGCAGGGGGGTGGTGTGGACGAGGTGCGGGCGCGCGCCGACGCCGGTGACCGGGACGCCGCCGTGGCTCTTGCCCTGTTCCTGGTGGAGCAGGGCGATCTCGGCGCGTTGCGGGCCCGCTCGGACGGTGGCGACCGGGTGGCGAGCCGGCACCTGGCCGATGCCCTGGCTCGTGGTGGCGAGGTGGACGAGGCCATCCGCATCCTGCGGGACCTCGCCCCGAACGACCGGCATGCCGCCCGGCTGGCGGCCGGCCTGCTGACCGACAGGGGTGCGGAGGAGGAGGCGCTGGAGTTGTTGCTGCCCCTGCTCGACGGCGCTGGCGATGTGATCGCCACGTTGCAGTGGGCGCCCATTCTCGCGAAGCAGCAGCGCGTCGACGAGTTGCGGGCGTTGGTGGACGCGGGTGACCTGCACGTTGGGCCGTGGCTGGCGAAGGTGCTCTGTGAGCAGGGACGCCTGGACGAGCTGCGTGAGCGGGCCGACGCGGACGAGGTGGGAGCGGCCAGATGGCTGGCCGAACTGCTGGCCCGGCAGGGCCGGGAGGACGAGCTGCGGGCGAGGTCGGCGCTCGGCGATGTGCAGGCCGCCCTGAGGCTTGCGGGTCTGCTGGCGGAGCGGGGGCGGGCCGGGGAGGCGATCGACCTGCTACGGCCCTGGGCATCCGGCCTTGACGCGGAGCCCGCTGGACGGCTGGCCGACCTGCTGGCCGAGCGGGGCGACGTCGAGGAGGCGATCGGTCTTCTCCGCCCGCGAGCGGACCGCGGCGATCTCAGCGTCGCCCGGCGGCTCGCCGGTCTGTTGGCCCGTCGCGGCGATGTGGATCAGGCGATCCGATACCTGCGCCCGCTGGCGGACGCGGGCGACGAGGATGCAGCCGCGAGCCTCGCCGAGTTGCGGCGCACCGATCAGCCGTAG
- a CDS encoding SDR family oxidoreductase — translation MKRILVTGITGTLGRPVAGMLRSFGAEVRGLSRRPGQDFQGDLADGSGLDAALSGVDTVVHCASDTRRLGRGDLQGLRNLLAAAGRAGRPHVVFVSIVGVDEIPYPYYRVKLAAEGLVEEYGGTILRATQFHEFVLGGARIAARLPVVFAPDVPVQPISTRDVAARIAELADGPPAGRVADLGGPEVLRAPDLFRDCLRASGRDRRIVPVRLPGATFGAFRRGAHLAPQHRSTGEHWADFLRARTGG, via the coding sequence ATGAAGCGGATTCTCGTCACCGGGATCACCGGCACTCTGGGGCGGCCGGTGGCCGGCATGCTGCGGTCGTTCGGCGCGGAGGTTCGAGGGCTCAGCCGCCGGCCCGGGCAGGATTTTCAGGGGGATCTGGCCGACGGCTCCGGGCTGGACGCGGCGCTGAGCGGCGTCGACACGGTGGTCCACTGTGCCAGCGACACCCGGCGGCTGGGGCGCGGTGATCTTCAAGGTCTGCGGAACCTGCTGGCGGCGGCCGGGCGCGCCGGGCGGCCGCACGTGGTGTTCGTGTCCATCGTGGGTGTCGACGAGATTCCGTACCCGTACTACCGGGTCAAGCTGGCCGCCGAGGGCCTGGTCGAGGAGTACGGCGGGACGATCCTGCGGGCCACCCAGTTCCACGAGTTCGTCCTGGGTGGGGCCCGGATCGCGGCGCGGCTGCCGGTCGTGTTCGCCCCGGATGTGCCGGTGCAGCCGATCTCGACACGTGACGTGGCCGCCCGGATCGCGGAACTCGCCGACGGTCCTCCCGCGGGACGGGTCGCCGATCTGGGCGGGCCCGAGGTGCTGCGGGCTCCGGACCTGTTCCGCGACTGTCTGCGGGCCTCGGGACGGGACCGCCGGATCGTTCCGGTGCGGCTGCCCGGGGCCACGTTCGGGGCTTTCCGGCGGGGCGCCCACCTGGCCCCGCAGCATCGGTCGACGGGTGAACACTGGGCCGACTTCCTGCGAGCCCGAACCGGCGGGTGA
- a CDS encoding pyridoxal phosphate-dependent decarboxylase family protein — protein sequence MERSDSPHLFSGSTLDGYTSGVWHASALLADRVKAVRQPYSGAGVAELQEQVDTVDLDRPLGDTGAALHEVARLYLDNAVWFHEPTYVAHLNCPVAIPALSAEVLISAVNSSVDTWDQSTAGTLIERRLIDWTAGRIGFGPGADGIFTSGGTQSNLQALLLAREEILAGPVGDRATAIPRLRIFATTESHFSVSKSAGILGMAADAVVGVATDGTGRMDPEALAAAVDDVRRDGGIPMAVVATAGTTDLGRIDPVDAIAAICESRGIWFHVDAAYGCGLLVSRRRNLLDGIERADSVTVDFHKSYFQPVSSSAIVVRRGETMRRIAVHADYLNPRTAAVPNQVDKSLQTTRRFDALKLWMTLRTMGAEQIGAMFDAVIDRAHEVYLEICDDPDFEAVAAPTLSTVLFRYRPAGTTVAECDDLMPRLRQRLFYGGRAIVAGTTIGGHYWLKFTLLNPNTTMDDLRSVLDLIRGIGAEMTGERDGAAAVMA from the coding sequence TTGGAGCGGTCCGATTCCCCGCATCTGTTTTCCGGCTCCACCCTGGACGGTTACACGTCCGGTGTGTGGCACGCGTCGGCGCTGCTCGCCGACCGGGTGAAGGCAGTGCGGCAGCCGTACTCCGGCGCAGGCGTCGCCGAGTTGCAGGAACAGGTCGACACCGTCGACCTCGACCGGCCCCTCGGTGACACCGGTGCGGCTCTGCACGAGGTCGCCCGGCTCTACCTGGACAACGCCGTCTGGTTCCACGAGCCCACCTACGTCGCCCACCTCAACTGCCCGGTCGCCATCCCCGCGCTCAGCGCGGAGGTGCTGATCTCGGCGGTCAACTCCTCGGTGGACACCTGGGACCAGAGCACCGCGGGCACCCTCATCGAGCGCCGCCTGATCGACTGGACGGCCGGGCGGATCGGCTTCGGCCCGGGCGCCGACGGCATCTTCACCAGCGGCGGCACCCAGTCCAACCTGCAGGCCCTGCTGCTGGCCCGCGAGGAGATCCTGGCCGGTCCGGTCGGGGACCGGGCCACCGCGATCCCGAGGCTACGGATCTTCGCCACCACCGAGAGCCATTTCAGCGTCAGCAAGTCGGCCGGCATCCTCGGCATGGCCGCCGACGCGGTGGTCGGTGTGGCCACCGACGGCACCGGCCGGATGGACCCGGAGGCGCTCGCCGCCGCCGTCGACGACGTGCGCCGCGACGGCGGGATCCCGATGGCCGTCGTCGCCACCGCCGGCACCACCGACCTGGGCCGCATCGATCCGGTCGACGCCATCGCGGCGATCTGCGAGAGCCGGGGCATCTGGTTCCACGTCGACGCCGCGTACGGCTGCGGTCTGCTCGTCTCGCGCCGCCGGAACCTGCTGGACGGCATCGAGCGGGCCGACTCGGTGACCGTCGACTTCCACAAGAGCTACTTCCAGCCGGTCAGTTCCAGCGCGATCGTGGTGCGCCGGGGCGAGACGATGCGCCGGATCGCGGTGCACGCCGACTACCTGAACCCGCGCACCGCCGCCGTGCCGAATCAGGTCGACAAGAGCCTGCAGACCACCCGCCGCTTCGACGCGCTGAAGCTGTGGATGACGCTGCGGACCATGGGCGCCGAGCAGATCGGTGCCATGTTCGACGCCGTCATCGACCGGGCGCACGAGGTCTACCTGGAGATCTGCGACGACCCGGACTTCGAGGCGGTGGCCGCGCCGACGCTGAGCACGGTGCTGTTCCGGTACCGGCCGGCCGGGACGACCGTCGCCGAGTGCGACGACCTGATGCCGCGGCTGCGCCAGCGGCTGTTCTACGGCGGCCGGGCGATCGTCGCCGGCACCACCATCGGCGGCCACTACTGGCTCAAGTTCACCCTGCTCAACCCGAACACCACGATGGACGATCTGCGCAGCGTGCTGGACCTGATCCGCGGGATCGGCGCCGAGATGACCGGCGAGCGCGACGGGGCCGCGGCGGTGATGGCCTGA
- a CDS encoding lysine N(6)-hydroxylase/L-ornithine N(5)-oxygenase family protein — MRTYDFAAIGVGPFNLGLAALTEDLTDVDGIFLEQRAEFDWHPGLMIDGVTIQVPFLADLVTMADPTSRFSFLNYLKQVGRLYPFYIRESFYPLRAEYNEYCKWVARQLPSIRWNTRVDTVTHDGEAYLVHTNGGTFRARKLVLGIGTAPRVPAAVDQGPYVHSSGYLPEKAGLQQLDSITIIGSGQSAAEIYLDLLNDIETYGYHLSWITRSPRFFPMEYTKLTLEMTSPEYIRYHQRLPLETRDRLGREQRNLYKGISGDLVDTIYDTLYTKSLAGPVSTTLLTGTALSGVIWDGERWTLALEHQEEGSSFTATTRGLVLATGYAPRVPSFLDPVRDRINWDARGRFDVTVGYAVDREGDEIFVQNAAEHTHSVTDPDLGMGAYRNSVILRGITGREIYKVEESIAFQQFGAPTADIPKALVTS; from the coding sequence ATGCGCACGTACGACTTCGCCGCGATCGGCGTCGGCCCGTTCAACCTGGGGCTGGCCGCGCTCACCGAGGACCTCACCGACGTCGACGGGATCTTCCTGGAGCAGCGGGCCGAGTTCGACTGGCATCCCGGTCTGATGATCGACGGCGTGACGATCCAGGTGCCGTTCCTGGCCGACCTGGTCACGATGGCCGATCCGACCTCGCGCTTCTCGTTCCTCAACTACCTCAAGCAGGTCGGCCGGCTCTATCCGTTCTACATCCGGGAGAGCTTCTACCCGCTGCGCGCCGAGTACAACGAGTACTGCAAGTGGGTGGCCCGGCAGCTGCCGTCGATCAGGTGGAACACCCGCGTCGACACCGTCACCCACGACGGTGAGGCCTACCTGGTGCACACGAACGGTGGGACGTTCCGGGCCCGCAAGCTGGTGCTCGGCATCGGCACGGCGCCGCGCGTCCCGGCCGCGGTGGACCAGGGGCCTTACGTGCACAGCTCCGGCTACCTGCCCGAGAAGGCCGGGCTCCAGCAGCTCGACTCGATCACGATCATCGGCAGCGGGCAGAGTGCCGCTGAGATCTACCTCGATCTTCTCAACGACATCGAGACGTACGGCTACCACCTGAGCTGGATCACCCGCTCCCCGCGGTTCTTCCCGATGGAGTACACCAAGCTCACGCTGGAGATGACCTCGCCGGAGTACATCCGGTACCACCAGCGCCTGCCGCTGGAGACACGCGACCGGCTCGGCCGTGAGCAGCGCAACCTTTACAAGGGCATCAGCGGCGACCTGGTCGACACCATCTACGACACGCTCTACACCAAGAGCCTGGCCGGGCCGGTGTCCACGACACTGCTCACCGGCACAGCCCTTTCCGGCGTGATCTGGGACGGCGAACGCTGGACGCTGGCGCTGGAGCACCAGGAGGAGGGCAGCTCGTTCACGGCCACCACCCGGGGACTCGTGCTGGCCACCGGCTACGCCCCACGGGTGCCGTCCTTCCTGGACCCGGTCCGTGATCGGATCAACTGGGACGCCCGCGGCCGGTTCGACGTCACCGTCGGCTACGCCGTCGACCGCGAGGGTGACGAGATCTTCGTCCAGAACGCGGCCGAGCACACGCACAGCGTGACCGACCCCGACCTGGGCATGGGCGCCTACCGCAACAGCGTGATCCTGCGGGGCATCACCGGGCGTGAGATCTACAAGGTCGAGGAGTCGATCGCCTTCCAGCAGTTCGGGGCCCCCACGGCCGACATCCCCAAGGCACTGGTGACATCGTGA